One window of the Halobacillus litoralis genome contains the following:
- the recU gene encoding Holliday junction resolvase RecU: MNYPNGKRSTKQSHAPKGKIKPDFSNRGMSLEEDINVTNQYYLEAGIAVVHKKPTPVQIVNVDYPKRSAAVIKEAYFKQASTTDFNGVYRGKYIDFEAKETKNKTSFPLSNVHQHQIDHMKAIEKHGGISFLILCFSPLEEVYLLPSSGLFLYWDDQWNGGRKSIPYAFVEKEGIQIPFHFQARVDYATALDKLYF, translated from the coding sequence TTGAATTATCCCAATGGGAAGCGGAGTACTAAACAAAGTCACGCCCCAAAAGGAAAGATAAAACCTGATTTTAGTAATCGTGGGATGTCATTAGAAGAGGATATCAATGTAACTAATCAATATTATTTGGAAGCAGGAATTGCTGTCGTTCATAAAAAACCGACGCCTGTACAAATTGTGAATGTCGATTACCCTAAACGGAGTGCTGCCGTCATTAAAGAAGCTTATTTCAAACAAGCATCTACGACTGACTTCAATGGAGTTTATCGCGGTAAGTACATTGATTTCGAGGCGAAAGAAACAAAAAATAAAACTTCTTTTCCCCTCAGTAATGTGCACCAACACCAGATTGATCATATGAAGGCGATTGAAAAGCATGGAGGCATCAGCTTCCTGATTCTCTGTTTCTCTCCGCTTGAAGAGGTTTACCTCCTCCCTTCTTCAGGACTTTTCCTGTATTGGGATGATCAATGGAATGGTGGCAGAAAATCGATTCCATATGCTTTTGTAGAAAAGGAAGGAATTCAAATACCATTCCATTTCCAAGCAAGGGTGGATTATGCTACTGCTCTCGATAAGCTTTATTTCTGA
- a CDS encoding YppE family protein, whose amino-acid sequence MSLKTNTEKIKQLIDRLHGRFLNTEGPVDKKSHEFFNKVKEDTAPMFELTQTWMEEAEEFVKSRKANVHPNQVKSTHENLEMIILHSYYLDIPMKRYKELYQSSHYVLDMILDDLENA is encoded by the coding sequence ATGTCTCTTAAAACAAATACAGAAAAAATCAAACAACTCATTGACCGCCTCCATGGGCGATTTCTCAATACAGAAGGTCCAGTGGACAAAAAAAGTCATGAATTTTTCAATAAAGTAAAAGAAGATACAGCTCCTATGTTCGAATTGACACAGACTTGGATGGAAGAAGCAGAGGAATTCGTCAAAAGCAGGAAAGCGAATGTCCATCCCAATCAAGTGAAATCGACACATGAAAATCTTGAAATGATTATCCTCCATAGTTATTATCTGGACATTCCCATGAAAAGGTACAAAGAATTATACCAATCCTCTCATTATGTCCTGGATATGATTTTAGACGATTTGGAGAACGCCTGA